The following are encoded together in the Lathyrus oleraceus cultivar Zhongwan6 chromosome 3, CAAS_Psat_ZW6_1.0, whole genome shotgun sequence genome:
- the LOC127131444 gene encoding pentatricopeptide repeat-containing protein At5g18475-like → MSLLLIHLERMDDCVDEIDAQRVFGYALYEDGKNTKLSYPLENFDSNVYGRRFQRNIDRARNVIEFMKNNGCCPNVFNYLALVDGLCKAGKPEDAKGVLAEMKNFGLKPDTVTYTSLINFFCRNGQIDEAIELLKEMKENECEADTVTFNVILGGLCREGRFDEALDTIEKLPHQGVYLNKGSYRIVLNSLTQK, encoded by the exons ATGTCGCTCTTGCTTATACACTTGGAAAGGATGGACG ATTGTGTGGATGAAATTGATGCACAAAGAGTCTTTGGCTATGCTCTTTATGAGGATGGGAAAAACACCAAGTTGTCTTATCCCTTAGAAAATTTTGACTCTAATGTATATGGACGACGCTTTCAAAGAAATATTGATCGTGCTAGAAATGTTATTGAGTTTATGAAAAATAATGGATGTTGTCCTAATGTATTCAATTACTTAGCCCTAGTTGATGGATTATGTAAAGCAGGAAAACCGGAAGATGCAAAAGGGGTTTTGGCTGAGATGAAGAACTTTGGTTTGAAACCTGATACGGTTACCTACACTTCTTTGATCAATTTTTTCTGTAGGAATGGGCAAATTGATGAGGCTATAGAGTTGCTTAAAGAAATGAAGGAAAATGAATGCGAGGCTGATACGGTTACATTCAATGTGATACTCGGAGGCTTGTGCAGAGAAGGTAGATTTGACGAGGCTTTGGATACGATTGAGAAACTCCCACACCAAGGTGTCTATTTGAACAAAGGTAGTTACAGGATTGTACTAAACTCGTTAACTCAAAAATGa